The following is a genomic window from Shewanella avicenniae.
CAAGTCTACGGACAAATTTCTGAATTTTTCCAAAAAATTCAGGAAGGACAAGCGCCTTCAACATTTACTCAGCAACACCTTAAAGACATTGGTTTTGCCTCAACAAACCATCGAGCGTTTATTCCGATTCTCAAGGCACTAGGTTTTTTGACCCCCGGAGGTGCGCCAACCAATAGATATCATGATTACAGGGATAAATCACAATCTCGTCAAATCATGGGAGAGGCAGTTAAAGAAGCTTATTCTGACTTGTTTCTTATAAAGTCACACCCGAAAGATGCTGATAAAAATCTTATTGAAGGGAAATTCAAGAGTACCCACAATGCTAAAGATCGGCCCGCAGAGCTAATGGCAAAAACCTTTTTTGGGTTACTTGCAATTTCAGATATTGATCATTCACCAAAAGCTACAGCGAAAGTTGAAAAAACTCTAGAAGTTGGTGATGAAGACAAGACAGCCACACAAGCTCAACCAGAATCAGTATTGCAAGTTCCTGTGTCTGGTGTTCAACCGAGCTTACATTACAATATACAGATTCATCTTCCAGCCACAAAAGACATTGAGGTATATAACTCAATATTCAAATCCCTGAAGGAGCATTTGCTTGGATAGCTATAAGAAGGATTTGCGAGACTTTTTGTTTCGGGGTCTGATGTTTGAATCTGAAGCAACTAGCTTTCAGAAGGCTGGGATTCAAATTGGTGCTGATTTATCAGCTGCAGATGAAAAGCTATTGGCTGAACAAATTGCGCCTTTCAGTATTAGTCGTCGTAATAATGCAATAGAAATGGCAAGGCTATATGCTTTATTACACTGCTTCGAGAATGAAGTCAGATCTTTGATCAGATCAACACTAGAGGAAAACGAAGGTGTGGATTGGTGGGAAAAATTACCTAACAAAGTTAAAGGACATGCTCAATCTAGGCAAGAAACTGCGTTTAAAGATTCGTGGCTGGAAGGTGAAAAGGAAGATCTTCTAGGTTTCGTAGATTTTGGGATGTTAGCAGCGATAATTATCGAAAAGTGGTCTTTCTTTGAAGATATCATGCCTTCGCAGCATTGGCTGAAGCAGCGGATGGAAGAACTGGAAAAATCACGAAATTTCATTGCGCACAATCGAATGCTTCTTCCAAGTGAGTTCAACCGCATATATATGTATATAGCAGATTGGAACAGGGTCATCGGCTTGTAGCCTAACAATTTGCTGCACACGGAAAAATTACTCGCTGCGCTCCTAATTTTCCGGTGAGCAAGGCGTTAACCCATAGAAATTTTTATCCGAAATTCACCTGATAAAGTCGACGTTCGAGCAAGCTTTTGTCCATAGACAGTTTCCATGAAACCATCAGGCAACACCGATTCCCCTTCGGCGCTGCGTAGGTGCGTTGGGCAGGCATTGAGCAATCGAGGAATGGATTCCGAGAAGCGATGGTGAGCGAGGGACCGCGAATCAGAGCGATTTGCGAAAATGACAAACCAGAAGCGCCGTAGCGATTAGCGCCGTGGGGCGTCGTCGGGGTTCCAAGGGGCGAGGGACGAGCATCGCCCCTTGGCTCTGGTGTGGAACGAGTAGTTTCACGACTTTCGCAACCGTAGGTTGCCATCGCGCAGCGATAGCGAACTAACCAAGCGCAGCTTGGTATGGCGCAGCCATAATTTTTTAGCAAACGAAGTTTGCAAGGCGCCAGCCTCAGCTCTAGCAACCGCAGCTTGCCATCGCGCAGCGATACCGAACTAACCAAGCGGCAGCTTGGTATGGCGCAGCCATAATTTTTTAGCAAACGAAGTTTGCAAGGCGCCAGCCTCAGCTCTAGCAACCGCAGCTTGCCATCGCGCAGCGATACCGAACTAACCAAGCGGCAGCTTGGTATAACTCCCACAAACGCAGATTGCCCAACCCAATCTGCAACCAACAAAAAAGGGAGCAAAGCACCCGCTTTACTCCCTTCCCGGCTTACGCCCCCAACGCCAGACGGCGCCTTAAAAATCGTTACATATCACACTGTTTCAGTGGCTTACGCAATTGCGCACGCACGTTGTCCATACCTGCGTAGAATTCTTTCATCATCAACAAGCCCATCATCTTACCGTTGTCGGTCACAATCAGCTCATCGGGATTGCTTGGGTCATTTTTGATGGCACCGATCATCTTCATTGAGGTCATCTCTTTGAACAGCGCAGTATCCAAGTTCACCCCAAAGGTATCGCGGAAATACTTGCGGTTCAAACGGCCAGAGAACATACCCAGCAGGAAGCGATATTGCATCACATCTTTCTTGCTGTAGTTCTTCTGTTGCTCAACGCCCATTTTGCCGTTGATGATACGGTCTTCGTAACGGCGCAATGAGAAGGTGTTAACGTACAAGGTATCATTTAAAAAGCTGAAAGAACCTGAGCCAACGCCCAAATATTCATCATAATCAATCACGTATTCGTCAAAACCTTCATCGTTTGCTTTACCAAACGCCCACGCTGACAGCTGGTTATATTGGCCGTTCAGAGTATTCAAAATCATGCGATATTGGTTGGCCATATCGTGATGCGGTGCGGCCAAGTTAGCTTTAACGCTTTTACGGGTTTGGTGGGTCACCATCAATGGATAGGTGGTGATCTGCCGTGGGTCGAGCTTAGATGCCATGTTCAAGTCGTGTTGAATCACTTCATCGGTTTGACCACGGAAACCAAAAATCAGGTCGACGTTGATGATCGGGAACAGCTCTTTGGCCGCCATGATCTTGTCGAAGGTTTGCTGACCAGAGCCGAATTTTTCTAGGCGTTCGGTCATTTTCAAAATGTCGTCGTTAAAGCTTTGTACCCCAATCGACATCCGGTCAACCAAGCCTTTGAGCTGTTTAAAGCCAGGGCTGTCGAGGTGTTGTGGATCGGATTCGCACGACACTTCTTTGATCGATGGGAACAGGGTTTTAGCGTGCTCGATGGTACGTGCTAATTCATCTTCGAGCACTGTGGTGGTGCCGCCACCGATGTACATAGATTCAAAGTCATAACCTAAGGCTTTGACCATGTCCATCTCTTTGCGCAGCGCGACAAAGTAGCGACGCGCCTTGTCTTCTTTAAACAGGAAACGGTGGAAGGTGCAGTAGGAGCACAGGGTATGACAGAACGGCACATGGGCATACAACATGTACTTTTTGCCCGGCTGTGGTGCTGGCATGATTTCCGCTGACAGCGTATCCAAGCGCAGATTCTTATCAACATAGTAATGCATCACCTTTTCCATCGCGCGTAACATCCAATCCGGTGTGGTAATGTTCGCTTGGTAAGGGAGAACCAATTGACGATCTAGGCTTTCAATAACGGATGACATAGGGTTTCCTGTCTGGGTGGCAATAATCCTTAAATACCGCGCGAAATTAACGATTATCCAAGGCAGCTTTTATGGCTGTTAAGGCTACAGCCTCAGGCGCTGAGAAAATGTGAACTTGCTAGAGATTAAGGCGCCTAGCAAGATTGGAGATGACAATTTGTTAAGCCGGTCATGTTTTAGCGAATTATAATGTACTTAAGTTACTTTAATTTAACATCCTGTATTAGCTATAAAAAAACCGCACCTTTAGTGCGGTTTTTTCGGTCAATTAAGCCTTAGTCACGATATTTCAGCGTGCCGTTAGCTTTGATTTCGTCGTACCACAGGTTGTGGTGCTGGGTTGCCCAGTTCTCATCACAGTAGCCAGAGATCATACAATCCATACCACCTTCTGACATCACAGTCGCCATGAAGATGTGCACGATGGAGAAGGCACAAATGATGATGGCGCTGATGCTGTGCAGTACCAATGAGATAAGGCTCAGGGTACGGCTTGGTTCGAACAAGTTAGGGAAAATCAGCAGCAAACCTGATGCTGAAATCACTAAGCCAAACAAGGCGAAGGTCCAGAACCACATTTTCTCACCGGCGTTGGCGAAACCAGCGTCTGGGTGTTTACCTTTGAATGGACCAAAGTTGATGTAACCACCCACGACCAAGAACCACTTCACGTCGTACATTTTTGGCATTTGGTTTTTCGCCCACAACACGGTCATCAGCAACCAACCCAACATAAATGGGAAGGCCATGATGTTGTGGATCTGCTTACCAATACTGACAAAGCTCGCCCAAAAACCTTCACTCACAAAGGGTTGCAGGAAGAAACGGCCCGCCAACAAGGTTAACCCGGTGAGGATCAACGTTAAGCAAGGGATCGCACCTAACCAGTGAATGGAGATGTCGAACTTCGACCAACGATGAACCATTTTGCCGGAAAAACCGTGATGCAATTTGGAGATACCGTTAACCATGATAAACAGGGCGAAGATGACGATCATGCCAAACAACGCGGCTGTCAGCCCTGGCGCTAACCAGTCACTCCGCAGTTCCAACACGCGCAGATCATAGCTGTTGATCGGCATGGCGTGAAACTCACTTTGTGAGGTGGTGTAGCCCGTAGCACCATCTTTTAACTGCGCCCATAACAAACCGTTGTCTACCGGTTGCTCTGGCGCAGGTTTATCGGCTGCAAAGCTCAATGCGCTGAACAACAACACAAAGGCTAACCCGATACGGGTGAACAATTTGTTCATATAAAACCTCGCTCACCAGCCCGCAACGCAGGCTGGTTGTTGTCGCAGATTACTTCCAAGCGGCGTTATCAGCACCACGGTAAGCTACGCGTTCACGGAAGATGTTCGATACAACTTCTGCGTCGCCAGCTAACAGGGCCTTAGTCGCACACAACTCAGCACACATTGGCAGTTTGCCTTCAGCGATACGGTTTGAACCGTACTTAGCGCGTTCAGCTTCTGAATGGTTTTCTTCAGGACCGCCAGAGCAGAAGGTACATTTGTCCATCTTGCCACGGCTGCCGAAGGCGCCATTTTTCTTAAACTGCGGTGCACCAAATGGGCAGGCGTATAAGCAGTAACCACAACCGATACACTTGTCTTTGTTGTGCAGGATCACACCGTCTTCGGTGCGATAGAAGCAATCTGCTGGGCACACAGCCATGCAAGGTGCATCTGAACAATGCATACACGCAACAGAGATTGAAGCTTCACCACGTTCACCATCATTAATGGTCACAACGCGGCGGCGTTGAATACCCCATTCCAGGGCTTCATCGTTTTCGTTTTTACAGGCAGTGACACAGCCGTTACATTCGATGCAGCGCTTGCTATCACATAAAAATTTCATAGTTGCCATTTTGGAATTTCTCCTTCACAACGCTGCAATTAGGCTTTGACGATTTGACACAGAGAGGACTTGGTTTCCTGCATCTGAGTTACTGGGTCATAACCGTAGGTCAATGCGGTGTTCGCTGATTCGCCTAACACGTAAGGTACGGTACCTTCTGGGTAGTTAGGCTCTAAGCTTTCACCATGCATCACACCAGCGAAGTGGTATGGCATCCAAGTTACGCCTTGTTTCACGCGTGGAGTTACCATCGCATCAACCAATACGCGGCCACCTTCAGCACCTTCCAGCCACACTTTGTCGCCGTTACGGATGCCACGGTCTGCAGCGTCTGCAGGGTGCATTTCTACAAACATGTTTTGCTGCAGTTCTGCCAACCATGGGTTAGAACGTGATTCTTCACCACCACCTTCGTACTCAACCAGACGACCAGAGGTCAGTGCCAGTGGGTACTTGCCAGTCATATCCTGTTGTTGGATTGACTTGTACAGAGTAGGCAGACGATGTACTTGACGGTCTTCATAGGTTGGGTATTTCTCAACCAAGTCACGACGTGGGGTGTACAGCGGCTCACGGTGTACTGGAATTTGGTCAGGGAAGGTCCATACGATACAACGCGCTTTAGCGTTACCGAATGGAATACAACCGTGCTTCATCGCCACACGTTGGATACCACCTGACAAGTCAGTCTTCCAGTTACGGCCTTCTGCTTCTGCTTTTTCTTCCGCAGTCAGGTCGTCCCACCAGCCCAGTTGCTTGAGCAACTTGTCGGTGAATTCTGGGTAACCGTCTTGGATTTCAGAACCTACAGAGTACGAACCGTTGGCCAGAATGTTTTGACCATTGTATTCAACGCCGTAACGGGCACGGAAGTTACCACCGCCCTGCAGTACGTGTTTGCTTGTGTTATACAGAATTTGCGTACCAGGGTGTTTCTGCTCTGGAGTGCCCCAACATGGCCAAGGCAGACCATAGGTTTCGCCTTTGCATGGGCCGCCTTCAGCTTCCAATGTCTTGTTGCTGAATGAACCCCAGTTCATGGTGTGTTGTTTGATACGCTCTGGACTTTGACCACTCATACCAATGGTCCACATGCCGCGGTTGATTTCGCGAGTCACGTCTTCCACTAATGGAATGCCTTTTTCATCCAGTTGGATACGCTTGGTGTACTCTTTGTCGAAGCCCAATTTTTTGGCCAACATGTACATGATTTCCAAGTCGTTTTTAGATTCGAACAATGGTTCGATAACTTGTTCACGCCATTGGATAGAACGGCCAGAGTTAGACAGCGAACCACGTGATTCAAACTGAGTACATGCTGGCAGCAGGTAAACACCGTTTTTACGGCGATGCATCACACCAGCCATAGTTGGTGCTGGGTCAACAACAACCACTGTGTCCATCTTGTCCAGTGCATCACGTACATCACGTTGACGGGTTTCAGTGTTCACTGATTGACCCCAGAAAAATGCCATACGGATGTTGTCGCGTTGTGCCAGTTTGGCTTTGCCTTCCAGCACGCCGTCATGCCAACGTGAACATGGAATACCTGGGGTGTTCATTGGCACGCGCTCTAAGTATTCGCCGTTATCGAAACGGTTTTGTACCCAGTCGAAGTCCAGATCCCACACGTGTGACCAGTGTTTCCACGCAGCAGTTGTCAGACCATAGTAGCCAGGCAGCGTATCGAACAGCAGACCTAAGTCGGTTGCGCCCTGTACGTTATCGTGACCACGGAAAATGTTAGTACCGCCACCTTGTTTACCCATGTTGCCCAGGGCCAACTGCAGAATACAGTATGCACGAGTGTTGGCGTTACCAACGTGGTGCTGAGTACCACCCATACACCAAACTACAGTGCCAGGACGGTTGTCTGCAAACAGCTTAGCGGTTTGATAGATAGATTCTTCGCTGATACCACAGATGTTCGCCACTTCTTTTGGTGGGAACTTAGCGGCTTCTTTGCGGATCTCATCCATAGCGAAAACACGTTGTTCGATAAAGGTTTTATCTTCCCAACCGTTTTCGAAAATGTGCCACAACATACCGTAGATAAACGGAATGTCAGTACCTGGACGGATAGCAACGTGCAGATCTGAGTGTGCTGCAGTACGAGAGAAACGTGGATCGATTACGATGATCTTGGCGTTGTTACGCTCTTTTGCCAGCAGGATGTGCTGCATAGCCACTGGGTGAGCTTCAGCAGGGTTTGCACCGATGAAGAAGATCGCCTTAGTGTTTTGGATATCGTTGAACGAGTTAGTTTGCGCACCGTAACCCCAAGTGTTTGCTACACCGGCTACCGTGGTAGAGTGACAGATACGAGCTGAGTGGTCGACGTTGTTAGTACCCCACATGGCCGCAAATTTACGGTACATGTAGCAGCCTTCATTAGAGAACTTGGCACTACCCATGAAGTACAGAGAATCTGGACCTGACTCTTGGCGAATCTTGAGCATCTGGTCGCCGACTTCTTCAATCGCGGTTTCCCAAGAGATGCGTTTCCACTTGCCATCAACAAGCTTCATTGGATATTTAACGCGTTTTTCACCATGGCCGTGCTCACGCAATGCAGCGCCTTTAGCACAGTGACCGCCTTGGTTGAATGGGTGATCGAATGCGGGTTCTTGACCTGTCCAAACACCGTTTTGTACTTCAGCGTACAAACCGCAACCTACCGCACAAGCACTACATACAGTACGTTTTATTTCAATTGGTGCATCGTGTGGAACATCTTTCGCTTCAGCACGACGCATCATGCCTGTGCCTAAAAATGAGGCTGCAGCGATACCACCGGCAGTAACCCCGGCATTTTTCATGAACTGGCGACGACTGATCCCCAGAGTCGGCTTGTCGGCCTTAGCGGCGACAGAGGAAGTGCGAGTTAACTTCATCGCTTATATCTCCTGGATTAACGCAGGCTGTTGTAATAGTGACGGACATGCTCGGTTTCACGATATCCGTTTGCTTTAACTGAATGTTCTTCAGTTGGCTTAGTGTCGTTAGCTGATACGCCGGTAGCGGCAACCGCTGCACTAGCAACTGAACCCGCAGTCAATGCTTTCAGCAGTGAACGGCGGCTCAGATCTGGCTTAGATTGGGTCATTACTACTCCTGATTTACAGCTGCCCAAGGTTGGGCAAAATTGAGTGTGTATAACCGCATTTGTAGAAAGATGAGGTTGGTCTTAATACAACTGCAGACCATTAAGGGAAGTTGCTTAAAAAGTAACAACTAAATTCTTAATTTAGGCCGGTGGAATATAGAGGGAAGCCGCGCGGGAAATATTGATCTAAAACAGCTTTGTAGAACGCATTCTCAAAGGATTTTCAAAAGCGTTAACTGACGCATGAATAGTGCGCTTGACTGCACAAAAACTCAGAGAGTTATGTAACTTTAATGCACTTGATTTTGCTTAAAAATAAAACACCCCAGACGCGGCTGGGGTGTTTGTCATCAAGACGATTTTAGTCTCAATCTTGGCGGTATTTTAACGTACCGTTTGCTTTGATTTCGTCGTACCAAAGGTTGTGGTGTTGCATTGCCCAGTTTTCATCACAATAACCGGAAACCATACACTCCATACCACCTTCACTGAGCGCAGTTGCCATCCAAATATGGACAATGGTGAACGCGATAATCAAGGTTGCACTGATACCGTGTACCAACAACGCCGCCATCGACGCTTCACGTGGTAGATCCAGAGTTGGCAGTACCATCATCACACCGGAAATACCGATGAACAGACCGAAAATTGCCAAGGTCCAGAACCACATTTTCTCACCGGCGTTAGCAAAGCCTGAGTCAGGGTGTTTACCTTTCAATGGGCCGATATTGAAATAACCGCCCACGGTCAGGAACCACTTGAAGTCATAGCTTTTAAGCATTTGATCTGGCAACCATTTCACCACTAATACTGCCCAAGAGACAATAAAGAATGGTCCTACCCAGTCGTGGATAGTTTTGGAACCGTAGATCAATGCCGCCCACAAATCGCCGCCTACATAAGGCTGCAATACATGTTTGCCGAGCATGATGTTGAGGCCTGTGAAAATCAGTGTTAAACAGCTGATTGCCACACACCAGTGGATGATCAAGTCCGCTTTACTCCAACGAAACACCATCTTGCCGGAAAATCCGTGATGCAATCTTGATGGTCCGTTTACGAAGTAGAACAACAGAAACGCAGCAAATACTCCCACTACGGCAATCGCCATAATTGGGGTCATGTATTTGTTGCGCACTTCGCGTCCTTGTTCGCCGACAACGTTAATCAAAACGCCAGTTTCAACGCCCTTAGCGGTGGTATAGCCAGATTCACCGGCTTTTACCGCACGCCACAGATCAGCTTCGCTGGTTTGTGCTGTTGCCTGCTGGCGACTGGATTGTTCATCCGCTGCCATAGCGCTGGTGCCAGCCAACCCTAACCCGAATACCAACACCATGAGAGCAAACAGACTGCGCAGTGATTTAATTAGCATAGTCACTCCTCATCAAAGCGGGTTGCCCCGCTTTGGTTCACTCTTTAGTTGATATCACCCGTTTGTGGGTTGTAGCCCCAAATGGTGTTTGGGTTACCGCGGCGTGCCATACGTTCACGATAGATGCCTGATACCACTTCCGCATCACCTGCCAGCAACGCCTTAGTTGAGCAAAGCTCAGCACACATAGGCAATTTACCTTCAGCGATACGGTTAGCACCGTACATCTTATGTTCACGCTCAGAGAAGTTCTCCTCTGGACCGCCAGCACAGAAGGTACATTTGTCCATCTTGCCGCGGCTGCCGAACGCAGTCTTTTTCGGGAACTGAGGTGCACCGAAAGGACAAGCGTAGAAGCAGTAACCACAACCAATACAGGTATTTTTGTTATGCAGTACGATGCCTTCCTCAGTACGGTAGAAACAGTCTGCTGGGCAAACCGCCATACAAGGTGCATCTGTACAGTGCATACAGGCTACAGAGATTGAAGCTTCACCCGGTTTACCATCATTGATGGTCACCACGCGGCGACGCTGGATACCCCACTCAAGAGCGGAGTCGTTTTCGTTTTTACAGGCAGTGACACAACCGTTACACTCGATGCAGCGCTTGGTGTCACATAAGAATTTCATGACTGCCATAGTGGCTTATCTCCTCATCAAGTCGGTTATGCTTTAGTGATTTGGCACAGCGAGGATTTAGTTTCCTGCATCTGTGTCACCACGTCGTAGCCGTAAGTCAGTACGGTATTGGCAGATTCACCCTGAATGTAAGGCACAGTGCCTTCAGGATATTTACCTACCAGGCTTTCGCCTTCAAAAATACCGGCGAAGTGATAAGGCATGAAACATTCACCCGCGATAACGCGAGGAGTGACCATTGCCTTAACCTTGATTTT
Proteins encoded in this region:
- a CDS encoding DUF5343 domain-containing protein — encoded protein: MALPSVYTQVYGQISEFFQKIQEGQAPSTFTQQHLKDIGFASTNHRAFIPILKALGFLTPGGAPTNRYHDYRDKSQSRQIMGEAVKEAYSDLFLIKSHPKDADKNLIEGKFKSTHNAKDRPAELMAKTFFGLLAISDIDHSPKATAKVEKTLEVGDEDKTATQAQPESVLQVPVSGVQPSLHYNIQIHLPATKDIEVYNSIFKSLKEHLLG
- a CDS encoding Swt1 family HEPN domain-containing protein, with amino-acid sequence MDSYKKDLRDFLFRGLMFESEATSFQKAGIQIGADLSAADEKLLAEQIAPFSISRRNNAIEMARLYALLHCFENEVRSLIRSTLEENEGVDWWEKLPNKVKGHAQSRQETAFKDSWLEGEKEDLLGFVDFGMLAAIIIEKWSFFEDIMPSQHWLKQRMEELEKSRNFIAHNRMLLPSEFNRIYMYIADWNRVIGL
- a CDS encoding coproporphyrinogen III oxidase family protein — translated: MSSVIESLDRQLVLPYQANITTPDWMLRAMEKVMHYYVDKNLRLDTLSAEIMPAPQPGKKYMLYAHVPFCHTLCSYCTFHRFLFKEDKARRYFVALRKEMDMVKALGYDFESMYIGGGTTTVLEDELARTIEHAKTLFPSIKEVSCESDPQHLDSPGFKQLKGLVDRMSIGVQSFNDDILKMTERLEKFGSGQQTFDKIMAAKELFPIINVDLIFGFRGQTDEVIQHDLNMASKLDPRQITTYPLMVTHQTRKSVKANLAAPHHDMANQYRMILNTLNGQYNQLSAWAFGKANDEGFDEYVIDYDEYLGVGSGSFSFLNDTLYVNTFSLRRYEDRIINGKMGVEQQKNYSKKDVMQYRFLLGMFSGRLNRKYFRDTFGVNLDTALFKEMTSMKMIGAIKNDPSNPDELIVTDNGKMMGLLMMKEFYAGMDNVRAQLRKPLKQCDM
- a CDS encoding formate dehydrogenase subunit gamma → MNKLFTRIGLAFVLLFSALSFAADKPAPEQPVDNGLLWAQLKDGATGYTTSQSEFHAMPINSYDLRVLELRSDWLAPGLTAALFGMIVIFALFIMVNGISKLHHGFSGKMVHRWSKFDISIHWLGAIPCLTLILTGLTLLAGRFFLQPFVSEGFWASFVSIGKQIHNIMAFPFMLGWLLMTVLWAKNQMPKMYDVKWFLVVGGYINFGPFKGKHPDAGFANAGEKMWFWTFALFGLVISASGLLLIFPNLFEPSRTLSLISLVLHSISAIIICAFSIVHIFMATVMSEGGMDCMISGYCDENWATQHHNLWYDEIKANGTLKYRD
- the fdh3B gene encoding formate dehydrogenase FDH3 subunit beta; its protein translation is MATMKFLCDSKRCIECNGCVTACKNENDEALEWGIQRRRVVTINDGERGEASISVACMHCSDAPCMAVCPADCFYRTEDGVILHNKDKCIGCGYCLYACPFGAPQFKKNGAFGSRGKMDKCTFCSGGPEENHSEAERAKYGSNRIAEGKLPMCAELCATKALLAGDAEVVSNIFRERVAYRGADNAAWK
- a CDS encoding formate dehydrogenase subunit alpha, coding for MKLTRTSSVAAKADKPTLGISRRQFMKNAGVTAGGIAAASFLGTGMMRRAEAKDVPHDAPIEIKRTVCSACAVGCGLYAEVQNGVWTGQEPAFDHPFNQGGHCAKGAALREHGHGEKRVKYPMKLVDGKWKRISWETAIEEVGDQMLKIRQESGPDSLYFMGSAKFSNEGCYMYRKFAAMWGTNNVDHSARICHSTTVAGVANTWGYGAQTNSFNDIQNTKAIFFIGANPAEAHPVAMQHILLAKERNNAKIIVIDPRFSRTAAHSDLHVAIRPGTDIPFIYGMLWHIFENGWEDKTFIEQRVFAMDEIRKEAAKFPPKEVANICGISEESIYQTAKLFADNRPGTVVWCMGGTQHHVGNANTRAYCILQLALGNMGKQGGGTNIFRGHDNVQGATDLGLLFDTLPGYYGLTTAAWKHWSHVWDLDFDWVQNRFDNGEYLERVPMNTPGIPCSRWHDGVLEGKAKLAQRDNIRMAFFWGQSVNTETRQRDVRDALDKMDTVVVVDPAPTMAGVMHRRKNGVYLLPACTQFESRGSLSNSGRSIQWREQVIEPLFESKNDLEIMYMLAKKLGFDKEYTKRIQLDEKGIPLVEDVTREINRGMWTIGMSGQSPERIKQHTMNWGSFSNKTLEAEGGPCKGETYGLPWPCWGTPEQKHPGTQILYNTSKHVLQGGGNFRARYGVEYNGQNILANGSYSVGSEIQDGYPEFTDKLLKQLGWWDDLTAEEKAEAEGRNWKTDLSGGIQRVAMKHGCIPFGNAKARCIVWTFPDQIPVHREPLYTPRRDLVEKYPTYEDRQVHRLPTLYKSIQQQDMTGKYPLALTSGRLVEYEGGGEESRSNPWLAELQQNMFVEMHPADAADRGIRNGDKVWLEGAEGGRVLVDAMVTPRVKQGVTWMPYHFAGVMHGESLEPNYPEGTVPYVLGESANTALTYGYDPVTQMQETKSSLCQIVKA
- a CDS encoding formate dehydrogenase, whose product is MTQSKPDLSRRSLLKALTAGSVASAAVAATGVSANDTKPTEEHSVKANGYRETEHVRHYYNSLR
- a CDS encoding formate dehydrogenase subunit gamma, yielding MLIKSLRSLFALMVLVFGLGLAGTSAMAADEQSSRQQATAQTSEADLWRAVKAGESGYTTAKGVETGVLINVVGEQGREVRNKYMTPIMAIAVVGVFAAFLLFYFVNGPSRLHHGFSGKMVFRWSKADLIIHWCVAISCLTLIFTGLNIMLGKHVLQPYVGGDLWAALIYGSKTIHDWVGPFFIVSWAVLVVKWLPDQMLKSYDFKWFLTVGGYFNIGPLKGKHPDSGFANAGEKMWFWTLAIFGLFIGISGVMMVLPTLDLPREASMAALLVHGISATLIIAFTIVHIWMATALSEGGMECMVSGYCDENWAMQHHNLWYDEIKANGTLKYRQD
- the fdh3B gene encoding formate dehydrogenase FDH3 subunit beta — its product is MAVMKFLCDTKRCIECNGCVTACKNENDSALEWGIQRRRVVTINDGKPGEASISVACMHCTDAPCMAVCPADCFYRTEEGIVLHNKNTCIGCGYCFYACPFGAPQFPKKTAFGSRGKMDKCTFCAGGPEENFSEREHKMYGANRIAEGKLPMCAELCSTKALLAGDAEVVSGIYRERMARRGNPNTIWGYNPQTGDIN